The following proteins are co-located in the Acidobacteriota bacterium genome:
- the argH gene encoding argininosuccinate lyase, with the protein MSTLWSGRFAQQPDAEVFEYGKSLQVDRRLIDDDIAGSRAWAEALARAGVITQADCTAILDGLAAVGAAVHANPALVDEAADEDVHSFVERHLVERVGEAGRRLHTGRSRNEQVSVDFRLYLKRRIGVVQQAVRTLIEALASQAEGAGRAVMPSYTHLRRAQPVLVAHVLLSHAAAFRRDVDRLDVARAEADVLPLGSGAIAGTAYEIDTAWLARRLGFARVVANSIDASGDRDFVATFLYACAMAMVHLSRLAEDVILLSSEEFGFFEIDDSVATGSSLMPQKKNPDPLELVRGKSGKAIGLLTGWLTTMKGLPLGYNKDLQEDKAIAFEAEDTVIACARTSATVVRTLALRAPAARAAASGLLLATEVADYLVGRGLPFRTAHEVTGRIVRDLYADGRDFSALSLDDWRRYHELFDDGIFQAITPEAAVAARKTPQSTNPEAVAAALAELKGWLVHNR; encoded by the coding sequence GTGTCCACGCTTTGGTCCGGCCGGTTCGCGCAGCAGCCTGACGCCGAGGTCTTCGAGTACGGCAAGTCGCTCCAGGTGGATCGGCGGTTGATCGACGACGACATCGCCGGCAGCCGGGCGTGGGCGGAAGCGCTCGCGCGCGCGGGCGTGATCACGCAGGCCGACTGCACCGCGATCCTCGACGGGCTCGCCGCCGTCGGAGCCGCGGTGCACGCCAATCCGGCGCTCGTCGACGAGGCGGCGGACGAGGACGTGCACTCGTTCGTCGAGCGGCACCTCGTGGAGCGCGTCGGCGAGGCGGGCCGCCGGCTGCACACCGGACGGTCGCGCAACGAGCAGGTCTCCGTCGATTTCCGTCTCTATCTGAAGCGCCGCATCGGGGTCGTGCAGCAGGCCGTGCGCACGCTGATCGAGGCGCTCGCCTCACAGGCCGAGGGCGCCGGCCGCGCGGTGATGCCGTCCTACACGCACCTGCGGCGCGCGCAGCCCGTGCTCGTGGCCCACGTGCTCCTGTCACACGCCGCCGCCTTCCGGCGCGACGTCGATCGGCTCGACGTCGCCCGCGCCGAGGCCGACGTCCTGCCGCTTGGATCGGGCGCCATCGCCGGCACGGCGTACGAGATCGACACGGCGTGGCTCGCCCGGCGGCTCGGCTTCGCGCGCGTGGTCGCCAACAGCATCGACGCGTCGGGCGATCGCGATTTCGTCGCGACGTTTCTCTATGCCTGTGCGATGGCCATGGTGCACCTCAGCCGGCTGGCGGAAGACGTCATCCTGCTCTCGAGCGAGGAATTCGGCTTCTTCGAGATCGACGACTCGGTGGCGACCGGGTCGAGCCTGATGCCGCAGAAGAAGAACCCGGATCCGCTGGAGCTCGTCCGCGGGAAGTCGGGCAAGGCGATCGGCCTGCTGACCGGTTGGCTCACCACGATGAAGGGGCTCCCGCTCGGCTACAACAAGGATCTCCAGGAGGACAAGGCGATCGCTTTCGAGGCGGAGGACACCGTGATCGCGTGCGCGCGCACGTCGGCGACCGTCGTGCGCACGCTGGCGCTGCGCGCGCCGGCCGCGCGGGCGGCCGCCTCCGGCCTGCTGCTCGCGACCGAGGTGGCGGACTACCTCGTCGGACGAGGCCTGCCGTTCCGCACCGCTCACGAGGTGACCGGCCGCATCGTGCGCGATCTCTACGCGGACGGCCGCGACTTCTCGGCGCTGTCGCTCGACGACTGGCGGCGATATCACGAGCTCTTCGACGACGGCATCTTCCAGGCGATCACGCCGGAGGCCGCCGTGGCGGCGCGCAAGACGCCGCAGTCGACCAATCCCGAGGCCGTGGCGGCGGCGCTCGCCGAGCTGAAAGGCTGGCTGGTCCATAATCGGTAG
- the argB gene encoding acetylglutamate kinase, which yields MTPLVLKLGGELVETAAQRANVAAALAAASRRRPVVVVHGGGRAIDAELARRHIAPAKVEGLRITDRETLDVVIAVLGGTANTELVAACVAAGVPAVGLTGADAGFARAVRSSAHRTSRGDTVDLGFVGDPVGVDAALLNALLAAGYVPVVASLGLETATDDGRLPAILNVNADVMACRIAAALSHCDLVIAGTTAGVLDRDGSTIADLDLDGVDRLIGAGTATAGMIAKLASCRAALDAGVARVRIVDGRGFGGTSDLEAAPGTTLLPAHAAAGTAEEPTR from the coding sequence ATGACGCCGCTCGTCCTGAAGCTCGGCGGCGAGCTCGTCGAGACCGCCGCACAGCGGGCGAACGTGGCCGCCGCCCTGGCAGCCGCCAGCCGCCGCCGGCCGGTCGTTGTCGTTCACGGTGGCGGGCGCGCGATCGACGCCGAGCTGGCGCGGCGACACATCGCGCCAGCGAAGGTCGAGGGCCTCCGCATCACCGACCGCGAGACGCTCGACGTGGTGATCGCCGTGCTCGGCGGCACGGCGAACACGGAGCTGGTCGCCGCGTGCGTGGCGGCCGGCGTCCCGGCTGTCGGTCTGACCGGCGCCGACGCGGGCTTCGCCCGCGCCGTGCGGTCCAGCGCGCATCGCACGTCGAGGGGCGACACGGTCGATCTCGGGTTCGTCGGCGATCCCGTCGGCGTGGACGCCGCGCTGCTGAACGCGCTCCTCGCGGCGGGCTACGTGCCCGTCGTCGCCAGCCTCGGCCTCGAGACGGCGACAGACGATGGACGCCTTCCCGCGATCCTGAACGTCAACGCCGACGTCATGGCCTGCCGCATCGCGGCGGCCTTGAGCCACTGCGATCTGGTGATCGCCGGCACGACGGCGGGCGTGCTCGACCGTGACGGCTCGACGATCGCCGATCTGGATCTCGACGGCGTCGATCGGCTGATCGGTGCCGGCACGGCCACGGCCGGCATGATCGCGAAGCTGGCCTCGTGCCGCGCGGCGCTCGACGCCGGCGTCGCACGCGTGCGAATCGTCGACGGCCGCGGCTTCGGCGGCACGAGCGATCTAGAGGCGGCGCCAGGCACGACGCTGCTCCCGGCACACGCGGCCGCCGGCACGGCTGAGGAACCAACACGATGA
- a CDS encoding argininosuccinate synthase, producing the protein MAVVVFADSGRRDDARALAAIAGDARTEVVTVTLDVGQRRTLEDVRERALALGARRAHVIDAREPFLREFVWPAFAAGALQPGDGLGHALTAPLIARSLTEIAALEGASAVAHGARSRGGVARFAHALHALNPALDVVTLADLVRRDGLELLGDRDRQRFSRADESLEFPTRQVGERSHGARAHAAAETRADDPLEHGNLWERPIGPSGPLRTAAASDDDDRFPPSATIDIAFADGVPVGLNGVSLDPVELVVTLQTIAAAHGVGRVASSPRGIDLDASAAVVLCPAYAALRRDVLPADLDRLATDLGGRYAALIERGDWYGLTRQALDAFAASARRHLAGEVCVRLFAGRCEISAVRAIPADPRGVAVPASTGKDA; encoded by the coding sequence ATGGCCGTCGTCGTCTTCGCCGACAGCGGACGCCGCGACGATGCGCGCGCGCTCGCCGCGATCGCGGGCGACGCGCGGACCGAGGTCGTCACCGTGACGCTCGACGTGGGGCAGCGCCGCACGCTCGAGGACGTGCGCGAGCGGGCGCTGGCGCTCGGCGCGCGCCGAGCGCACGTGATCGACGCGCGTGAGCCGTTCCTCCGCGAGTTCGTCTGGCCGGCGTTCGCCGCCGGCGCGCTGCAGCCTGGCGACGGGCTCGGCCACGCGCTGACGGCGCCGCTCATCGCGCGGTCCCTCACCGAGATCGCCGCGCTCGAAGGGGCGTCCGCGGTCGCGCACGGCGCACGGTCGCGGGGCGGCGTCGCGCGGTTCGCGCACGCGCTTCACGCGCTCAATCCGGCGCTCGACGTCGTCACCCTCGCGGATCTCGTTCGCCGCGACGGCCTGGAGCTTCTCGGCGATCGCGATCGCCAGCGGTTCTCCCGCGCCGACGAATCGCTCGAGTTCCCGACACGGCAGGTGGGGGAACGATCCCACGGCGCGCGCGCTCACGCCGCCGCTGAGACGAGAGCGGACGATCCGCTCGAGCATGGCAACCTCTGGGAGCGGCCGATCGGACCGTCCGGGCCGCTGCGCACCGCGGCCGCATCGGACGACGACGACCGGTTTCCGCCGTCGGCGACGATCGACATCGCCTTCGCCGATGGCGTGCCGGTTGGGCTCAACGGCGTCAGCCTCGATCCCGTCGAGCTCGTCGTCACGCTGCAGACGATCGCGGCGGCGCACGGCGTGGGCCGCGTGGCCTCGAGCCCTCGCGGGATCGATCTCGACGCGTCGGCGGCAGTAGTGCTCTGTCCGGCGTACGCCGCCCTGCGGCGTGACGTCCTGCCCGCGGATCTCGACCGGCTCGCGACCGATCTCGGCGGGCGATATGCCGCGTTGATCGAGCGCGGCGACTGGTACGGCCTCACCCGGCAGGCGCTCGATGCGTTCGCGGCCAGCGCGCGGCGCCATCTCGCGGGCGAGGTGTGCGTCCGGCTGTTCGCGGGGCGGTGCGAGATCTCGGCCGTCCGCGCCATTCCGGCCGATCCGCGCGGGGTCGCGGTTCCGGCCTCGACAGGGAAGGATGCCTAG
- a CDS encoding arginine repressor (regulates arginine biosynthesis when complexed with arginine by binding at site that overlap the promotors of the arginine biosynthesis genes) has translation MKAWRQAQILDVIDREPIASQEMLRQRLHAVGIDATQATISRDLKDLGLVKRAGDGAYVRPGLDRGGPAVGTQLQRAVATLVRGFERVDPLVVVRTDRGQAQGLAEWIDRAQLAEVAGTIAGDDTILLVCRGGPAAAAVETKLKAMVKA, from the coding sequence ATGAAAGCCTGGCGCCAAGCTCAGATACTGGACGTCATCGATCGCGAGCCGATTGCCTCCCAGGAGATGCTGCGGCAGCGGCTCCACGCTGTGGGCATCGACGCGACCCAGGCCACCATTTCCAGGGACTTGAAGGACCTCGGGCTCGTCAAGCGGGCGGGCGACGGCGCGTACGTGCGGCCGGGTCTCGACCGCGGCGGCCCGGCGGTCGGCACGCAGCTCCAGCGCGCCGTGGCGACGCTCGTGCGCGGGTTCGAGCGCGTCGATCCGCTCGTCGTGGTCAGGACGGATCGCGGGCAGGCCCAGGGCCTCGCCGAGTGGATCGATCGCGCACAGCTCGCGGAGGTGGCGGGTACGATCGCGGGCGACGACACGATCCTGCTCGTCTGTCGGGGCGGGCCGGCCGCGGCCGCGGTCGAGACCAAGCTGAAAGCGATGGTCAAGGCCTGA
- a CDS encoding glycosyltransferase family 9 protein, with product MARVTGNVRLLQRLDRWAGVPACLVLTGWRRLVDLVRTPPPRDPQRIVFIKLAEQGSTVLARDAISRAVARVGRDHVYFLVFEENRFILDALDLIPRDNVLTVRTASPIALLASGLARLLEIRRRRIDTCVDLEFLTRLSAVIAYLTGCRRRVGLHGFFNDGPYRGDLFTHRVLYNPHLHTSRLFTLLVMAIDADPRAFPTFDLVPPDTPPLPRFTPGAGEHTGVRAILDALGVRRGDRLVLLNPNASDQLPLRRWASDNYVELAQRLVARDPDVAVAFTGAPGEAAAADALARRVGSARCVSMAGRTTLGQLLVLYDLADVLVTNDSGPGHFSALTGVDAIVLFGPETPALFAALGDRTHPLWAGIACSPCVNAYNNRQTSCRDNRCMQAITVDDVFALTTRILDARRAAASSAS from the coding sequence ATGGCTCGCGTAACGGGCAACGTACGGCTGCTGCAGCGGCTGGATCGATGGGCGGGCGTGCCCGCGTGCCTCGTGCTCACGGGCTGGCGGCGTCTCGTCGATCTCGTCCGCACGCCGCCGCCGCGCGATCCCCAGCGCATCGTGTTCATCAAGCTGGCCGAGCAGGGATCGACCGTGCTCGCCCGGGACGCCATCAGCCGCGCCGTCGCGCGGGTCGGGCGCGACCACGTCTACTTCCTCGTCTTCGAGGAGAACCGGTTCATCCTCGACGCGCTGGATCTCATCCCGCGCGACAACGTGCTGACCGTCCGCACGGCGTCGCCGATCGCGCTGCTCGCGAGCGGCCTCGCGCGGCTGCTCGAGATCCGGCGGCGCCGAATCGACACGTGCGTCGATCTGGAGTTCCTGACGCGGTTGTCGGCCGTGATCGCGTATCTGACGGGCTGCCGGCGGCGCGTCGGCCTCCACGGGTTCTTCAACGACGGTCCGTATCGCGGGGATCTCTTCACGCATCGCGTGCTCTACAATCCGCACCTTCACACGAGCCGGTTGTTCACGCTCCTCGTGATGGCGATCGACGCCGATCCGCGGGCGTTCCCGACCTTCGATCTCGTGCCGCCGGACACGCCGCCGCTGCCACGGTTCACGCCGGGTGCGGGCGAGCACACCGGCGTGCGCGCCATTCTGGACGCGCTCGGCGTCCGCCGCGGCGATCGGCTGGTGCTGTTGAACCCGAACGCCAGCGACCAGTTGCCGCTGCGGCGCTGGGCCTCCGACAACTACGTCGAGCTCGCGCAGCGGCTCGTCGCCCGCGATCCGGACGTCGCCGTCGCGTTCACGGGCGCTCCCGGCGAAGCGGCGGCGGCAGACGCGCTGGCGCGCCGTGTCGGCTCGGCCCGGTGCGTGTCGATGGCCGGCCGCACGACGCTCGGGCAGTTGCTCGTGCTCTATGACCTGGCCGACGTGCTCGTGACCAACGACAGCGGTCCGGGCCACTTCTCGGCGCTCACCGGCGTCGACGCCATCGTGCTCTTCGGGCCGGAGACGCCGGCGCTCTTCGCCGCGTTGGGCGATCGCACGCATCCGCTGTGGGCCGGCATCGCCTGCAGCCCGTGCGTGAACGCGTACAACAACCGCCAGACGAGCTGCCGCGACAACCGGTGCATGCAGGCCATCACGGTCGATGACGTGTTCGCGCTGACGACGCGCATCCTCGACGCGCGGCGGGCCGCCGCGAGCTCAGCGAGCTGA